The following proteins are co-located in the Methanofastidiosum sp. genome:
- a CDS encoding carbohydrate kinase family protein, whose protein sequence is MKDLLCVGNVNIDTIMGVESFPVVNGESKIEGLEIRYGGSAFNVSVNSSILGLSCGIIAAVGNDSDGIIGTLKNYNVDYSNLILQNSPSGRMFIINKGNDRMFLFYKGANDKFEKNMINYQFFKEYRFVHISPTKIEIAEHAINIAKENGNIVSFDPGEQLCYSHSDNVLKMVKNVDFLFVNRHELSALVGSKDLEDGGEYLKKRRVKNVIVKADKNGVYYFGKNYIHEKAFPVKVIDPTGAGDTFSSAFINNYIKTSDIRSSLRYANAAASFCVQSYGAILKVKKEEIENLYRSRLDG, encoded by the coding sequence TTGAAAGATTTATTGTGCGTTGGAAATGTTAACATAGATACTATAATGGGGGTCGAGTCATTCCCAGTTGTTAATGGAGAATCTAAAATAGAAGGTCTTGAGATAAGATATGGGGGCTCTGCTTTCAATGTTTCAGTTAATAGCTCCATATTGGGATTATCTTGCGGGATTATAGCGGCTGTTGGAAATGATAGTGATGGGATAATAGGAACTCTAAAAAATTACAATGTTGATTATTCTAATCTTATCCTTCAAAATTCCCCTTCTGGAAGGATGTTTATCATAAACAAAGGAAACGATAGGATGTTTCTTTTTTATAAAGGCGCTAATGATAAGTTTGAAAAAAATATGATAAACTACCAATTTTTTAAGGAATATAGATTTGTTCATATCTCTCCCACAAAAATCGAAATAGCAGAACATGCAATAAATATCGCAAAAGAAAATGGAAACATTGTTAGTTTTGATCCGGGTGAGCAACTCTGTTATTCTCATTCTGATAATGTATTAAAGATGGTGAAAAATGTAGATTTTCTTTTTGTCAATAGACATGAACTTTCAGCTTTAGTAGGATCCAAAGACTTAGAAGACGGAGGGGAGTATCTAAAGAAGCGACGAGTCAAGAATGTTATTGTCAAGGCTGACAAAAATGGAGTTTATTATTTTGGTAAAAATTATATTCATGAAAAAGCATTTCCAGTGAAAGTTATTGACCCTACAGGTGCAGGAGATACATTTTCATCTGCTTTCATAAATAATTATATTAAGACCTCTGATATAAGAAGTTCGTTAAGATATGCAAACGCAGCAGCAAGTTTTTGTGTACAGAGCTATGGGGCCATATTAAAAGTTAAAAAAGAAGAGATTGAAAATTTATATAGGAGCAGGTTGGATGGATAA
- a CDS encoding ATP-binding cassette domain-containing protein, translating to MIEIKDLHFKYHSQTEEVLKGIHLNIKKGEFVSIIGPSGCGKSTLCLTLNGIIPKTITGDFSGDVIIEGINTKDREVSEFSRRVGMILQNPESQLFAMTVEEELAFGPENLAVPREEIEERISWALSIVNMEDKRDEFPGNLSGGQKQRIAIAASLTMKPNILVLDEPTSQLDPVGKTEVFSVLKELHKKEKMTIVLVEHRTEPIAELSDRVVVMDKGSIVLEGTPRQVFEKVPFLRELGIMVPDISYLTYLLKEGGYVKDIALTVEEGRRLFI from the coding sequence ATGATTGAGATAAAAGACCTCCACTTCAAATACCACTCTCAGACTGAAGAAGTCCTAAAAGGTATTCATCTTAATATAAAGAAGGGGGAGTTTGTCTCAATAATAGGCCCGTCAGGCTGTGGTAAATCAACACTTTGTCTCACACTAAATGGTATAATACCAAAAACAATAACGGGGGATTTTTCTGGAGATGTCATTATAGAAGGAATAAATACTAAGGATAGAGAGGTAAGTGAATTTTCAAGGAGGGTAGGTATGATCCTCCAAAATCCTGAATCCCAGCTTTTTGCAATGACTGTTGAAGAGGAACTGGCCTTTGGGCCAGAAAATTTAGCTGTGCCAAGAGAGGAAATTGAAGAGAGAATATCTTGGGCCCTATCAATTGTGAATATGGAAGATAAAAGGGATGAGTTCCCGGGCAATCTTTCTGGTGGACAGAAACAGAGGATAGCCATAGCTGCTTCTCTTACGATGAAGCCCAATATTCTTGTTCTTGATGAGCCTACAAGTCAGCTTGACCCAGTCGGAAAGACAGAAGTATTTTCTGTTCTAAAAGAACTTCACAAGAAGGAAAAAATGACAATTGTATTAGTTGAGCATAGGACAGAGCCAATAGCAGAGTTATCCGATAGAGTTGTCGTGATGGATAAAGGATCTATAGTTTTGGAAGGAACTCCACGACAAGTTTTTGAAAAAGTTCCCTTTCTAAGAGAGCTTGGGATTATGGTCCCCGACATAAGCTACCTCACTTATCTTCTAAAAGAAGGGGGCTATGTAAAAGACATAGCACTAACTGTCGAGGAAGGAAGGAGGCTTTTCATTTGA
- a CDS encoding ATP-binding cassette domain-containing protein, with amino-acid sequence MDIEGIHFAYPESKEILKGVTLSVKEGEFLSLVGQNGSGKTTLAKHFNGLLRPTKGKVFILGENTKNSSIAELSRKVGHLFQNPENQIFEETVFAEIAFGPRNLNIPEDEIEARVDKVLKTTRLSKYRDTHPLSLSGGEKQRLALASVVVMEPQILVLDEPTTGLDLLSIQGILEVVKELHKKNVTVVLITHDMGLVSELSERVVIMGNGQIIGDGTPKEIFANDELLTRASLEPPQIMKFSKILGLKPEVKVDALYKRIIETL; translated from the coding sequence ATTGATATAGAAGGTATACATTTCGCCTATCCGGAATCAAAGGAGATATTAAAAGGAGTTACATTGTCTGTTAAGGAAGGAGAGTTCCTTTCGCTAGTAGGCCAGAATGGAAGCGGTAAAACTACACTGGCGAAGCATTTTAATGGATTATTGAGGCCAACTAAAGGCAAAGTCTTTATCCTTGGTGAGAATACGAAAAATTCATCGATTGCAGAGCTTTCAAGAAAAGTTGGTCATCTTTTCCAGAATCCTGAAAATCAGATCTTTGAAGAGACTGTATTTGCTGAGATTGCATTTGGCCCTAGGAATCTGAATATACCGGAAGACGAAATAGAGGCAAGAGTTGATAAAGTCTTAAAGACAACTAGACTATCAAAATATAGGGATACTCATCCTTTGTCTCTTTCTGGTGGAGAAAAGCAGAGATTGGCCCTTGCATCTGTTGTAGTTATGGAGCCACAAATTCTAGTTCTAGATGAGCCTACTACTGGCCTTGACCTTTTATCCATACAAGGCATCTTAGAGGTAGTAAAGGAGCTCCACAAGAAAAATGTAACTGTTGTATTGATTACTCATGACATGGGGCTTGTGTCAGAGTTGTCTGAAAGGGTAGTTATTATGGGGAATGGCCAGATAATTGGGGACGGTACACCAAAAGAAATATTTGCTAATGATGAACTTTTAACAAGGGCAAGCCTTGAACCCCCACAGATTATGAAATTCTCTAAGATTTTAGGATTAAAACCAGAAGTAAAAGTAGATGCACTTTACAAGAGAATTATTGAAACTTTATAG
- a CDS encoding DUF2117 domain-containing protein: protein MLALLFHGIDIFYDEGSKDILEKLSSIYPTKSYIVGTMGITSLFDSGIDGVELVFKRPSVAISELKGFDSVLLVLKARSIETARTFLGAIGERATFDGEILGIDIKTKKLFEVKRGFSDLKKNLNLLGFIEEPVGKGIEITKEGQYLVRKIRGCNPGELLLFNGLVVGKIFDKDVRIYVRNKEIERIQGVEIKKHGLEKLKKVDIFSLKVDSTDGFETKDAVKIRDIMGENILLINHDAYSIYQNLSNIAGAVTVGDDTTRISGYILQRFGIPIIGIVDGDKDGVIKGEHFYKSSVLFEVEGDDISGDRIKSHFFKGHTIMKSDFEKLKKDIEEYLGEEIIRKIEY, encoded by the coding sequence ATGTTAGCTTTATTATTCCATGGAATTGATATCTTTTATGATGAAGGAAGTAAAGATATTTTAGAAAAACTGAGTAGTATATACCCTACAAAATCCTATATTGTCGGGACTATGGGCATAACATCGCTATTTGATAGTGGGATAGATGGGGTTGAACTTGTTTTTAAAAGACCATCTGTTGCCATATCAGAGCTTAAGGGATTTGATTCAGTCTTACTTGTATTGAAAGCTAGATCTATTGAAACTGCCAGAACTTTTCTTGGAGCAATAGGGGAGAGAGCAACTTTCGATGGGGAGATTTTAGGCATTGACATAAAAACAAAAAAACTCTTCGAGGTCAAAAGAGGATTTTCAGATCTGAAGAAGAATTTGAATTTACTTGGATTCATTGAAGAACCTGTCGGTAAGGGAATAGAGATAACAAAAGAAGGCCAATACCTTGTTAGAAAAATAAGAGGATGCAATCCTGGAGAACTATTATTATTTAATGGACTTGTAGTTGGAAAGATTTTTGATAAGGATGTCAGGATATATGTCAGAAATAAGGAAATAGAAAGAATCCAAGGGGTAGAAATAAAAAAACATGGATTGGAAAAACTAAAGAAAGTTGATATCTTTTCTTTAAAGGTGGACAGTACCGATGGGTTTGAAACAAAAGATGCAGTAAAAATAAGAGATATTATGGGTGAAAATATCTTATTAATTAATCATGATGCATACTCTATATACCAAAACTTATCAAACATAGCGGGAGCTGTGACAGTCGGAGACGATACAACAAGAATTTCTGGGTACATCTTACAACGATTTGGAATTCCCATCATCGGAATTGTTGATGGAGATAAAGACGGAGTTATTAAAGGAGAGCATTTTTACAAGAGTTCAGTTCTTTTTGAAGTAGAGGGAGACGATATTTCTGGTGACAGAATTAAGTCACATTTTTTTAAAGGCCATACCATAATGAAATCAGATTTTGAGAAACTAAAAAAAGACATTGAAGAATATTTGGGTGAAGAAATAATAAGAAAAATTGAATACTAA
- the glmM gene encoding phosphoglucosamine mutase, whose protein sequence is MEVIFGVSGLRGIVGGGLSPELICSYVSSFAKEIPTGSVVIGNDSRMSGNMVKCAVISSLESLGFDIVDIGIAPTPTVQYVTKVKGASGGISITASHNPEKWNGLKFIEGNGIFFNERKINAVKKNLEEKNFKFQSYDTLGKIIKDPSAKQLHIESVLSKINFDCFNKNSFTVAVDACNAAGSELIPTFIEKLGFKHVKLNCDPKASFPRNPEPLKENLAYFSDFIQENREIDIGFALDGDADRVAILDENGCYIGEENTLVLASKFFIQYLNPNNKTVVTNLSTTRALDDTVSSLGGRVLRSKVGEINVVEEMIRVNASIGGEGNGGVILPMVQYARDSLSAISLILLGLSKSEKSLSAIVSELPKYYMIKDKVNISRDSFEKNLYYIKEFFKGNPYNDIDGLKFDLDDSWIHIRPSNTEPIVRIIAESKSIDKAKKLVEETKNLMKVAC, encoded by the coding sequence ATGGAAGTCATATTCGGTGTTTCAGGCCTCAGGGGGATAGTTGGAGGAGGTTTATCCCCAGAGCTCATATGTAGTTATGTTTCCTCATTTGCAAAAGAGATACCTACGGGCTCAGTAGTTATAGGCAATGATTCAAGGATGTCAGGAAATATGGTAAAGTGTGCAGTCATATCCTCTCTTGAATCTCTAGGATTTGATATAGTAGATATAGGAATTGCACCAACTCCAACTGTACAATATGTCACAAAGGTAAAAGGGGCTTCAGGCGGAATATCAATAACTGCAAGCCACAATCCAGAGAAATGGAACGGATTAAAGTTCATTGAAGGTAATGGAATCTTCTTTAACGAAAGAAAGATCAACGCTGTTAAAAAAAATTTAGAGGAAAAAAATTTTAAATTTCAATCTTATGATACACTTGGAAAAATAATAAAAGATCCCTCTGCAAAACAACTCCATATTGAATCTGTTCTTTCTAAGATCAATTTTGACTGTTTTAATAAAAATAGTTTCACAGTTGCAGTAGATGCATGCAACGCCGCCGGTTCAGAACTAATACCTACTTTTATAGAAAAACTTGGATTTAAACATGTTAAATTGAACTGTGATCCAAAAGCTTCTTTTCCAAGAAATCCAGAGCCACTGAAAGAAAATCTCGCTTATTTTTCAGATTTTATTCAGGAGAATAGAGAGATAGACATTGGATTTGCCCTAGATGGGGATGCAGATAGAGTTGCCATACTAGATGAAAACGGATGTTATATTGGGGAAGAGAATACGCTTGTACTTGCATCAAAATTCTTCATTCAATACTTAAATCCAAATAATAAAACTGTTGTAACTAATCTCTCTACCACTAGAGCTCTTGACGATACAGTTTCATCACTCGGAGGTAGGGTCCTAAGGTCTAAAGTTGGGGAGATAAACGTAGTTGAAGAAATGATTAGGGTCAATGCGTCAATTGGAGGCGAAGGAAATGGCGGAGTCATACTTCCAATGGTCCAATATGCAAGGGACTCCCTCTCCGCCATCTCTTTAATACTACTAGGATTATCAAAGTCAGAGAAATCTCTTTCCGCAATAGTTTCTGAACTCCCCAAGTATTATATGATAAAAGACAAAGTAAATATCTCAAGAGATTCATTTGAAAAAAATCTTTATTATATAAAAGAGTTCTTTAAAGGCAATCCCTATAATGATATAGATGGACTAAAATTCGATTTAGACGATTCATGGATACATATAAGGCCGTCAAATACAGAGCCTATTGTTAGGATAATAGCTGAATCAAAGAGTATAGATAAGGCAAAAAAACTAGTAGAAGAAACAAAGAATTTGATGAAAGTAGCATGTTAG
- the hycI gene encoding hydrogenase maturation peptidase HycI, translating into MQNIELFLKEVLKTRVAVLGVGSDLRGDDGVGPYLSEKLALLNNESFLSINGDLVPENFTQDLRKFKPKNVIIIDAAFMEKMAGEVEIITINEVTGVPFSSHSMPLSVLGKYLSKEIGSNVFILGIQAERVDFGSDISEKVKEAADNIYEAIKKEIS; encoded by the coding sequence ATGCAGAATATAGAATTATTTCTTAAAGAAGTTCTTAAAACAAGAGTGGCGGTGCTTGGCGTTGGAAGCGACCTCAGAGGGGATGATGGGGTCGGCCCTTATCTTTCTGAAAAACTAGCCTTATTGAACAATGAATCATTTCTTAGCATAAATGGAGATTTAGTTCCAGAAAATTTCACGCAAGATCTACGAAAGTTTAAACCAAAAAATGTTATTATTATAGATGCAGCTTTCATGGAAAAGATGGCCGGCGAGGTAGAGATTATTACAATAAATGAAGTAACTGGAGTTCCTTTTTCTTCTCATTCGATGCCACTTTCCGTTCTTGGTAAATATCTTTCAAAAGAAATTGGCTCTAATGTATTCATTCTTGGGATACAAGCAGAAAGAGTTGACTTTGGAAGCGATATCTCTGAAAAAGTAAAAGAGGCTGCAGACAATATATACGAGGCCATAAAAAAGGAGATTAGTTAG
- a CDS encoding phenylacetate--CoA ligase, with the protein MKRDELEAFQLKHLKNILNHAYNNSEFYRNSFRAAGVSPEDIKSLSDLDKLPTIKKDDIRKDQEATPPLGKMTAVSEDDVVYISVSSGSTGMPTASPFTFQDFEDFMDFEARLFYSSGMRKNDRYCHALNMSLFVGGPCVLGAQKIGALCIHAGTIPSERLLRIMMQFQPTITWTTPSYAWYLGETAEKQGIDVAHDTAINKIFVAGEPGGSIGATKKRIEQLWDADVYDYYGLSDIFGACAGECEEKAGLHFAEDHMIVEVLDLKTGEPVGEHEEGEMVLTTVKKMARPMIRFRTGDLVSYEDEKCSCGRTHKRLLGICGRTDDMLIIKGVNVLPSSVEPVVRGNKKLSGEYRLVVDRVNHLDVLTIEIESSCEYKGDQKLLQSEVQRDLRAVLGITPKVIVYEDGTLPRETHKAKRIKDNRKNVWK; encoded by the coding sequence ATGAAAAGGGATGAACTGGAAGCATTCCAGTTAAAACATCTTAAAAACATATTGAATCATGCGTATAACAATAGTGAGTTCTATAGAAATAGCTTTAGAGCCGCTGGAGTATCCCCAGAGGATATCAAGAGTCTTTCTGACCTCGATAAACTTCCAACGATTAAAAAGGACGACATTCGAAAAGATCAAGAAGCTACTCCTCCGTTAGGTAAGATGACCGCAGTATCTGAAGATGACGTAGTATACATCTCAGTTTCAAGTGGCTCTACAGGGATGCCCACGGCTTCCCCTTTCACCTTTCAAGATTTTGAAGACTTCATGGATTTTGAAGCAAGGTTATTTTATTCGTCAGGAATGAGAAAAAATGATAGATACTGCCATGCATTGAATATGTCTCTATTTGTTGGAGGGCCATGTGTTTTGGGCGCTCAAAAGATTGGAGCCTTGTGTATTCATGCCGGAACTATCCCCTCAGAAAGATTACTTAGGATAATGATGCAGTTCCAGCCAACTATTACTTGGACAACACCATCCTATGCCTGGTATCTTGGTGAAACTGCAGAAAAACAAGGTATTGATGTGGCACATGATACGGCAATAAATAAAATCTTTGTTGCAGGAGAGCCGGGTGGCTCTATCGGGGCTACAAAAAAGAGAATCGAGCAACTTTGGGATGCTGATGTTTATGATTACTACGGTCTTTCTGATATATTTGGAGCTTGCGCTGGAGAATGTGAGGAGAAGGCAGGCCTCCACTTTGCAGAAGACCACATGATTGTTGAAGTTCTTGATTTAAAAACTGGTGAGCCAGTCGGTGAGCATGAAGAGGGAGAAATGGTATTAACAACTGTCAAGAAAATGGCAAGACCCATGATAAGATTTAGGACTGGTGACTTAGTATCCTATGAAGATGAAAAATGTTCTTGCGGTAGAACTCATAAGAGACTATTGGGAATATGTGGAAGAACAGACGACATGCTCATAATAAAGGGAGTTAATGTATTGCCCTCAAGTGTCGAGCCAGTAGTAAGGGGTAACAAAAAGCTTTCTGGAGAATACAGGCTTGTAGTAGATAGAGTTAATCACCTTGACGTCTTAACTATTGAAATTGAAAGTAGTTGTGAATACAAAGGAGATCAAAAACTATTACAAAGTGAAGTACAACGTGACCTCAGAGCTGTTTTAGGCATAACTCCAAAAGTAATAGTTTATGAAGACGGTACATTGCCAAGAGAAACGCACAAAGCAAAAAGAATTAAAGATAATAGAAAGAACGTCTGGAAATAA
- a CDS encoding FAD-binding protein — protein sequence MKLIKGYPESMRESIEKVEKTREKRLKAQYKQMSLEERDDVLNKFHPDYKPEVKRTLSVGPSKGEIVPFEVADLIESYPRISEKDIDLSKIDYDVDLLIIGGGGAGTMAGIWATYEGIDPDDILMTTKLRHGDSNSIMAQGGIQAADKPNDSPEIHYLDVIGGGHFANDPGLVEALVSDGPAVIKWFEEKGVMFDKQKDGTMITIHGGGTSRKRMHSAKDYTGMELLRVIRDEFINLSIPAVEFSPAIELLMDDRGQVAGAILFNIETHQYYVVRAKSTVMATGGFGRLHIQGFPTTNHYGATADGLAMAYRCGARLRDMDSVQYHPTGAAFPEQIVGLLITEKVRGLGAQPLNKDGDMFVHPLEPRDVESAAFIKECYGVSGGVETPTGMQGIWLDSPMINMLKGEGVTERELSAMYRMFKRFDINMVEDPILVFPTLHYQNGGIVIDANGATEVKGLFAGGEVTGGVHGKNRLMGNSLLDYSVFGRRAGISAARHAKKASVGKLTLSHVTKYSEQLKKAGVPESRKSPMILPEYRGSNVLSRAIDIF from the coding sequence ATGAAGCTTATTAAAGGTTATCCAGAATCTATGAGAGAGTCTATTGAAAAAGTTGAAAAAACAAGAGAAAAAAGATTGAAAGCTCAATACAAGCAGATGTCTCTTGAAGAAAGAGATGATGTTCTAAATAAATTTCACCCCGACTATAAACCTGAAGTCAAAAGAACACTTTCAGTAGGACCCTCAAAAGGCGAGATAGTTCCATTTGAGGTTGCCGATTTAATTGAATCATATCCTAGAATTTCTGAAAAAGATATTGACCTATCTAAAATTGATTATGATGTTGATCTTCTCATTATCGGAGGGGGTGGAGCAGGAACAATGGCTGGTATCTGGGCTACATATGAGGGCATTGATCCGGATGATATCTTGATGACAACAAAACTTAGACACGGCGACTCAAACTCAATTATGGCACAAGGAGGTATACAAGCAGCAGACAAACCAAATGACTCCCCTGAAATTCACTACCTTGATGTAATTGGTGGTGGGCACTTTGCAAATGATCCAGGTCTTGTGGAGGCATTGGTTTCTGATGGCCCAGCAGTGATTAAATGGTTTGAAGAAAAAGGGGTAATGTTTGACAAGCAAAAAGATGGAACAATGATTACTATCCATGGTGGAGGAACATCAAGAAAAAGAATGCACTCTGCTAAAGACTATACTGGCATGGAGCTACTTAGGGTCATTAGAGATGAATTCATAAACCTCTCAATTCCTGCAGTAGAGTTTTCACCGGCAATTGAACTTTTGATGGACGATAGGGGCCAAGTTGCAGGTGCGATTCTTTTCAATATCGAAACTCACCAGTATTACGTTGTAAGGGCTAAATCTACAGTCATGGCCACAGGCGGGTTTGGGAGACTTCACATCCAAGGATTCCCTACTACAAATCACTATGGTGCAACTGCAGATGGTCTTGCAATGGCATATAGGTGCGGTGCAAGGTTGAGGGATATGGACTCCGTACAATACCACCCTACTGGTGCAGCTTTCCCAGAACAGATAGTTGGACTACTTATAACTGAAAAAGTTAGGGGTCTTGGCGCACAACCCTTGAATAAAGACGGTGATATGTTTGTCCACCCATTGGAACCAAGAGATGTCGAAAGTGCCGCATTCATAAAAGAATGTTATGGGGTAAGCGGGGGTGTAGAAACACCTACGGGGATGCAAGGTATTTGGCTTGATTCACCAATGATTAACATGCTTAAGGGAGAAGGAGTTACTGAGAGAGAACTATCTGCCATGTACAGAATGTTTAAGAGATTTGATATAAATATGGTAGAAGATCCTATATTAGTATTTCCAACGCTTCACTACCAAAATGGGGGAATCGTTATCGATGCAAATGGGGCTACAGAAGTAAAGGGATTATTTGCAGGTGGAGAAGTAACTGGTGGTGTACATGGAAAGAATAGGCTTATGGGAAACTCTCTTCTTGACTACTCTGTCTTTGGCAGAAGGGCAGGAATCTCTGCAGCAAGGCATGCAAAGAAAGCCTCAGTTGGAAAGTTGACGCTCTCACACGTTACAAAATACTCTGAGCAATTGAAAAAAGCAGGAGTTCCAGAGAGTAGAAAATCGCCCATGATTCTTCCAGAATATAGGGGAAGCAATGTGCTGTCAAGAGCAATTGATATATTTTAA
- a CDS encoding 4Fe-4S dicluster domain-containing protein → MGKEYKVPSGLTLMKAMEYAGYRYTRGAGCRAGFCGACATIYRLKNDYKLKSALACQTTVDDGMYLVQLPFTPANKKKYDVDKLNIAHNVLLKEYPEIARCISCNSCTKVCPQELKVMDYVQASLRGDIEKAATLSFDCVQCGLCAFRCPAEITQYHVGQLARRLNGKFVAPKSIHTEEAVAKLNSGVTKEEISKLKVMGLNEIKELYKKRVIE, encoded by the coding sequence ATGGGCAAGGAGTATAAAGTTCCATCAGGATTGACCCTGATGAAAGCCATGGAATATGCAGGCTATAGATATACAAGAGGTGCGGGTTGCAGAGCTGGATTTTGTGGGGCATGTGCGACTATTTATAGGTTGAAAAATGACTACAAATTAAAGTCTGCTCTAGCATGCCAGACTACAGTTGATGATGGTATGTACCTTGTTCAATTACCATTTACACCTGCTAACAAGAAAAAATATGATGTCGATAAACTAAACATAGCCCACAATGTACTTCTAAAAGAATACCCCGAGATTGCAAGATGTATAAGTTGTAACAGTTGTACCAAAGTTTGCCCCCAGGAGCTAAAGGTAATGGATTATGTTCAAGCATCTCTGAGGGGTGATATAGAAAAAGCAGCCACTCTATCGTTTGATTGTGTCCAGTGTGGGCTTTGCGCTTTTAGATGCCCTGCCGAAATCACTCAGTATCATGTTGGTCAGCTTGCAAGAAGACTAAATGGAAAATTCGTTGCCCCCAAATCAATCCATACCGAAGAAGCCGTTGCAAAGTTAAATAGTGGAGTTACAAAGGAAGAAATTTCCAAGTTAAAAGTTATGGGGCTCAATGAAATTAAGGAGCTTTACAAAAAAAGGGTGATTGAGTAG
- a CDS encoding CoB--CoM heterodisulfide reductase iron-sulfur subunit B family protein, with amino-acid sequence MDYPYYPGCTLKTTGKKDEEAALEVAKLLGFELKELPTWTCCGVVYNLTSDVMADHLSATRTLIRAQEMGRELKTNKLVTLCSMCYNVLKQVNLMYKDNPDKLYNVNLFMDTEEDYLGNIEVMHFLEVLYNDIGLEKIKDKVKLPLKNLKVDPYYGCMLLRPKTIAFDSQDSPHIMGDILSALGAKVIENPMTVECCGAHQIITNKEAVLDCVQRIVSISHSKGADVIVTPCPLCQYNLTTAQKSLFEKGKINQKIPVIYLSELLRISLSENNEKFLKDYMFIKDKIEERGGL; translated from the coding sequence GTGGATTATCCATATTACCCTGGCTGCACACTAAAGACCACCGGTAAAAAAGATGAAGAAGCGGCATTAGAAGTTGCAAAGCTTCTGGGATTTGAGCTAAAGGAATTGCCCACTTGGACATGCTGCGGTGTTGTCTATAATCTCACCTCGGATGTAATGGCAGACCATCTATCTGCTACAAGAACTCTGATAAGGGCGCAGGAGATGGGAAGAGAACTTAAAACTAATAAGCTCGTGACTCTTTGCTCAATGTGTTACAATGTTTTAAAACAAGTCAATTTGATGTATAAAGACAACCCAGACAAACTATACAATGTCAATCTTTTCATGGATACCGAAGAGGACTACCTTGGCAATATTGAAGTTATGCATTTTTTGGAAGTTTTGTATAACGATATAGGTCTTGAGAAGATTAAGGATAAAGTAAAATTGCCTTTAAAAAATCTAAAAGTAGATCCTTATTATGGGTGCATGCTGCTAAGGCCTAAGACTATTGCATTTGATAGTCAGGACTCCCCTCATATAATGGGGGATATACTTTCAGCTCTTGGAGCAAAGGTCATTGAAAATCCTATGACAGTTGAGTGTTGTGGCGCTCATCAAATCATAACAAACAAAGAAGCAGTTCTCGATTGTGTTCAAAGGATAGTCTCTATTTCTCATAGTAAAGGGGCGGATGTAATCGTTACTCCATGTCCACTTTGCCAGTACAATCTGACTACGGCACAGAAGAGTTTATTTGAAAAAGGAAAAATAAATCAAAAGATCCCTGTTATTTATTTATCAGAACTGTTAAGGATTTCTCTTTCAGAGAATAATGAGAAGTTTTTGAAGGACTACATGTTTATTAAAGATAAAATAGAAGAAAGAGGGGGTTTATAG
- a CDS encoding heterodisulfide reductase, giving the protein MVVFTVSEKGLELRKTVEEISGQNIFQCYQCGKCSATCPVVDSMDVAPNKIIRYVQMGDLEVLDQNTFWVCAACFTCSARCPRSVDIAKIMEALRNVMLRNKQDFINIYSKEFIEKMIEEIPQMAIVAAIKKGVW; this is encoded by the coding sequence ATAGTGGTTTTTACCGTTTCTGAGAAGGGATTGGAACTTAGAAAAACTGTTGAAGAGATATCGGGACAGAATATATTCCAGTGCTATCAGTGCGGTAAATGCTCAGCTACCTGTCCAGTCGTAGACAGTATGGACGTAGCACCTAACAAGATAATTAGATATGTTCAGATGGGGGACCTTGAAGTCCTTGACCAAAACACTTTTTGGGTATGTGCTGCATGTTTTACCTGTTCTGCAAGGTGCCCAAGAAGCGTTGATATAGCAAAGATAATGGAAGCTTTGAGAAACGTAATGCTTAGAAACAAACAGGACTTCATAAATATTTACTCAAAAGAGTTTATAGAGAAGATGATTGAAGAGATACCTCAGATGGCAATAGTTGCAGCGATTAAGAAGGGGGTATGGTAG